One Streptomyces sp. V4I8 genomic window carries:
- a CDS encoding IclR family transcriptional regulator gives MQSVDRAISVLEILAQRGEAGVSEVAAEIDVHKSTAFRLLGALEARGLVEQAGERGKYRLGFGIVRLAGGVTGRIDITQQGRPVCERLAEELGETVNIAVMQEHYAINLYQVRGPGAITAHNWVGQLTPLHATSSGKILLAHLPSKERAALLSSVGMKKVTPHTITAKTKLEKNLSEARERGYSITLEELEIGLHAMAAPVRDRNGEVIAALSASGPGYRLTEERLHELSPILREGAEEISHRMGYLG, from the coding sequence GTGCAGTCGGTCGACCGGGCCATCAGCGTGCTGGAGATCCTCGCCCAGCGTGGCGAAGCGGGTGTGAGCGAGGTCGCGGCCGAGATCGACGTGCACAAGTCGACCGCCTTCCGCCTGCTCGGCGCGCTGGAGGCGCGCGGCCTCGTGGAGCAGGCCGGCGAGCGCGGCAAGTACCGGCTCGGCTTCGGAATCGTTCGCCTGGCCGGCGGAGTCACCGGCCGTATCGACATCACCCAGCAGGGCCGCCCGGTGTGCGAGCGCCTGGCCGAGGAGCTCGGCGAGACCGTGAACATCGCGGTCATGCAGGAGCACTACGCGATCAACCTCTACCAGGTGCGCGGCCCCGGGGCGATCACCGCGCACAACTGGGTCGGCCAGCTGACGCCGCTGCACGCCACGTCGAGCGGCAAGATCCTGCTGGCACACCTCCCCAGCAAGGAACGCGCCGCGCTGCTGTCCAGCGTCGGCATGAAGAAGGTCACCCCGCACACCATCACCGCGAAGACGAAGCTCGAGAAGAACCTCTCCGAAGCGCGGGAGCGGGGCTACTCGATCACCCTGGAGGAACTGGAGATCGGTCTGCACGCCATGGCCGCCCCGGTCCGCGACCGGAACGGCGAGGTCATCGCGGCACTGAGCGCCTCCGGCCCCGGGTACCGCCTGACCGAGGAGCGCCTGCACGAGCTCTCCCCGATCCTGCGCGAGGGCGCCGAGGAGATCAGCCACCGGATGGGCTACCTGGGCTGA
- a CDS encoding aromatic ring-hydroxylating dioxygenase subunit alpha, with protein sequence MTSTSLPDSLIATLPGSSYTDQAIFAQEQERIFETMWFCVARASELAKPGAFRTVDVGRESILVTRARDHSIRAYFNVCRHRGAKLCTEETGEVKRAFQCPYHAWTYDLNGKLVAAPNLTKMPDIGRTEYGLVDVAVREWLGYVWVCLAENPPSFDEEVIGDVVARLGDVESIERYDIDSLSVGKRIVYDVRANWKLIIENFMECYHCATIHPELTEVLPEFADGYAAQYYVGHGAEFGADVQGFTVDGSEGLDRIPGVAEDQDRRYYAITVRPQVFINLVPDHVIFHRMYPVAVDRTIVECDWLYLPHVVESGKDVSRSVELFDRVNRQDFEACERTQPGMGSRMYAKGGVLVPSEHHIGAFHDWVNERLGSPQA encoded by the coding sequence GTGACCTCGACCAGCCTGCCGGACAGCCTGATCGCCACGCTCCCCGGCTCCTCCTACACGGATCAGGCGATCTTCGCCCAGGAGCAGGAGCGCATCTTCGAGACCATGTGGTTCTGCGTCGCGCGCGCCTCAGAACTGGCGAAGCCCGGCGCCTTCCGCACCGTCGACGTGGGCCGCGAGAGCATCCTCGTCACCCGGGCGCGGGACCACTCGATCCGCGCGTACTTCAATGTGTGCCGGCACCGCGGAGCCAAGCTCTGCACGGAGGAGACCGGCGAGGTCAAGCGGGCCTTCCAGTGCCCCTACCACGCCTGGACGTACGACCTCAACGGCAAGCTCGTCGCGGCGCCCAACCTCACCAAGATGCCCGACATCGGCCGTACCGAGTACGGACTGGTGGACGTGGCCGTGCGGGAATGGCTCGGCTATGTCTGGGTCTGCCTGGCGGAGAACCCGCCCTCCTTCGACGAGGAGGTCATCGGTGACGTTGTCGCCCGCCTCGGCGACGTCGAGTCGATCGAGCGGTACGACATCGACAGCCTCTCCGTCGGCAAACGAATCGTCTACGACGTGCGGGCCAACTGGAAGCTCATCATCGAGAACTTCATGGAGTGCTACCACTGCGCGACCATCCACCCGGAACTGACCGAGGTGCTGCCCGAGTTCGCGGACGGTTACGCCGCCCAGTACTACGTGGGCCATGGTGCCGAGTTCGGTGCGGACGTCCAGGGCTTCACCGTGGACGGCTCCGAGGGTCTGGACCGCATACCCGGGGTCGCCGAGGACCAGGACCGCCGCTACTACGCGATCACCGTCAGGCCCCAGGTGTTCATCAACCTCGTGCCGGACCATGTGATCTTCCACCGGATGTACCCGGTGGCGGTGGACCGCACGATCGTGGAGTGCGACTGGCTGTACCTCCCGCACGTCGTCGAGAGCGGCAAGGACGTCAGCCGGTCCGTGGAACTCTTCGACCGGGTCAACCGCCAGGACTTCGAGGCGTGCGAACGGACCCAGCCCGGTATGGGTTCCCGTATGTACGCCAAGGGCGGCGTGCTGGTGCCCAGCGAGCACCACATCGGCGCGTTCCACGACTGGGTGAACGAGCGCCTGGGCAGCCCTCAGGCGTGA
- the purU gene encoding formyltetrahydrofolate deformylase yields the protein MSPRPRPGREYVLTLSCPDSAGLVHAVSGFLVRNSGNILESQQFDDRLQNRFFMRVHFDVSDPNADLENLRYRFGPVAQAYNISWTLSDASTPTRTLIMVSRFGHCLNDLLFRRRTGALNIEIPAIVSNHRDFEGLAQTYGVPFHHIPVTRDTKHEAEARLLELVSELDVDLVVLARYMQILSDDLCKQLEGRAINIHHSFLPSFKGARPYDQAYQRGVKLVGATAHYVTPDLDEGQIIEQDVVRVDHSLDPGELVTVGRDVEAQVLAHAVKWHSESRVMVDDNRTVVFR from the coding sequence ATGTCCCCTCGACCCCGACCCGGCCGTGAGTACGTCCTGACCCTCTCCTGTCCCGACAGCGCCGGACTGGTCCACGCCGTGAGCGGCTTTCTCGTCAGGAACTCCGGCAACATCCTGGAAAGCCAGCAGTTCGACGACCGACTTCAGAACCGCTTCTTCATGAGGGTCCACTTCGACGTCTCCGATCCGAACGCCGATCTGGAGAACCTGCGTTACCGGTTCGGCCCCGTCGCCCAGGCGTACAACATCTCCTGGACCCTGAGCGACGCGTCGACCCCGACCCGGACGCTGATCATGGTGTCCAGGTTCGGCCACTGCCTGAACGACCTGCTCTTCCGTCGGCGCACCGGCGCCCTCAACATCGAGATCCCCGCGATCGTCTCCAACCACCGGGACTTCGAGGGGCTGGCGCAGACGTACGGCGTCCCCTTCCATCACATCCCGGTGACCAGGGACACCAAGCACGAGGCCGAGGCGCGGCTGCTGGAGCTGGTGAGCGAGCTGGACGTCGACCTGGTGGTGCTGGCCCGCTACATGCAGATCCTCTCCGACGACCTGTGCAAGCAGTTGGAGGGCCGCGCCATCAACATCCACCACTCCTTCCTGCCCAGCTTCAAGGGCGCGCGGCCGTACGACCAGGCCTATCAGCGCGGAGTGAAGCTGGTCGGCGCGACGGCCCACTACGTGACGCCGGACCTGGACGAGGGCCAGATCATCGAGCAGGACGTGGTCAGGGTGGACCACTCCCTCGACCCCGGCGAGCTGGTGACGGTCGGACGGGACGTGGAGGCGCAAGTCCTCGCGCACGCGGTGAAGTGGCACAGCGAGAGCCGAGTGATGGTGGACGACAACCGCACGGTGGTCTTCCGCTGA
- the betA gene encoding choline dehydrogenase has product MAPLQYDFVIVGGGSAGSALANRLSADPANRVLVLEAGRSDYPWDVFIHMPAALTYPIGSRFYDWKYESEPEPHMGGRRVYHARGKVLGGSSSINGMIFQRGNPMDYERWAADPGMETWDYAHCLPYFRRMENCLAADPDDEFRGHDGPLVLERGPATNPLFTAFLEATQEAGYAPTDDVNGYRQEGFAKFDRNVHRGRRLSASKAYLKPAMKRPNLTVRTRTLVTRVLFEGKRAVGVEFRRGRGARQEVRAKEVILCGGAINSPQLLQLSGVGNARELSALGIDVVHDLPGVGENMQDHLEVYVQYACKQPVSMQPYMAKWRAPFIGLQWLFRKGPAATNHFEAGGFARSNEDVDYPNLMFHFLPVAVRYDGSSPSGGHGYQVHVGPMYSDAIGSVKIKSKDPREHPALRFNYLSTEQDRREWVEAIRVARKLLDQPALAPYNGGEISPGPKVETDEEILAWVAKEGETALHPSCTCKMGTDEMAVVDPGSMRVHGLDGLRVVDASVMPYVTNGNIYAPVMMVAEKAADLILGKEPLAPSKAAYYRHRDVQKQAE; this is encoded by the coding sequence ATGGCTCCCCTGCAATACGACTTCGTCATCGTCGGTGGCGGTTCCGCCGGCAGTGCACTGGCGAACAGACTCTCCGCGGACCCGGCGAACCGGGTGCTGGTGCTGGAGGCGGGCCGGTCGGACTACCCGTGGGATGTCTTCATCCATATGCCCGCGGCGCTGACCTACCCGATCGGCAGCCGGTTCTACGACTGGAAGTACGAGTCCGAGCCCGAACCCCACATGGGCGGACGACGCGTCTACCACGCGCGCGGCAAGGTGCTGGGCGGCTCCAGCAGCATCAACGGCATGATCTTCCAGCGCGGCAACCCCATGGACTACGAGCGCTGGGCGGCCGACCCGGGCATGGAGACCTGGGACTACGCACACTGTCTGCCGTACTTCCGGCGGATGGAGAACTGCCTCGCGGCCGACCCGGACGACGAGTTCCGCGGCCACGACGGCCCCCTCGTCCTGGAGCGCGGCCCGGCGACCAACCCTTTGTTCACCGCCTTCCTCGAGGCCACCCAGGAGGCGGGCTACGCGCCCACCGACGACGTCAACGGCTACCGGCAGGAAGGCTTCGCCAAGTTCGACCGCAACGTCCATCGCGGCCGCCGTCTTTCGGCGTCGAAGGCGTACCTCAAGCCCGCGATGAAGCGGCCCAACCTCACGGTCCGTACCCGCACCCTCGTCACGCGGGTCCTCTTCGAGGGCAAGCGGGCCGTCGGCGTCGAGTTCAGGCGCGGCCGGGGTGCGCGCCAGGAGGTCCGCGCCAAGGAGGTCATCCTCTGCGGTGGGGCGATCAACTCCCCGCAGCTGCTCCAGCTCTCCGGCGTCGGCAACGCGCGGGAGCTGAGCGCCCTCGGCATCGACGTCGTCCACGACCTCCCGGGCGTCGGCGAGAACATGCAGGACCACCTGGAGGTCTACGTCCAGTACGCCTGCAAGCAGCCCGTCTCCATGCAGCCGTACATGGCGAAGTGGCGCGCCCCCTTCATCGGGCTGCAGTGGCTCTTCCGCAAAGGCCCGGCGGCCACCAACCACTTCGAGGCCGGCGGTTTCGCCCGCAGCAACGAGGACGTCGACTACCCCAACCTGATGTTCCACTTCCTGCCGGTGGCGGTCCGCTACGACGGCTCCTCACCCTCGGGCGGCCACGGCTACCAGGTGCACGTGGGCCCGATGTACTCCGACGCGATCGGCTCGGTGAAGATCAAGAGCAAGGATCCGCGCGAACACCCCGCGCTCCGCTTCAACTACCTCTCCACCGAGCAGGACCGTCGCGAATGGGTCGAGGCGATCCGGGTGGCCCGCAAACTCCTCGACCAGCCCGCCCTCGCCCCCTACAACGGCGGGGAGATCTCGCCCGGCCCGAAGGTGGAGACGGACGAGGAGATCCTCGCCTGGGTCGCGAAGGAGGGGGAGACCGCGCTGCACCCGTCCTGCACCTGCAAGATGGGCACCGACGAGATGGCCGTCGTCGACCCCGGCAGTATGCGCGTGCACGGCCTGGACGGACTGCGTGTCGTGGACGCCTCCGTCATGCCGTACGTCACCAACGGCAACATCTACGCGCCCGTGATGATGGTCGCCGAGAAGGCCGCCGACCTGATCCTGGGCAAGGAGCCGCTCGCACCGTCGAAGGCCGCGTACTACCGCCACCGCGACGTCCAGAAGCAGGCGGAGTAG
- a CDS encoding 5,10-methylenetetrahydrofolate reductase — MGAAGLRALLDSVRYEVLPAKATEAKVLAHVPRDVVVTVTASPVKGLEPTLGLAARLAAHGYRVVPHVPARLLRDDVHLKETVDRLREAGVDDVFVPAGDADPPAGVYDGALPVLRRLSELGGPFAHVGVTGYPESHPLIHDDITVQAMWDKREHATYLVSNLCFDPRVLGEWIGRIRRREVGLPVYVGVAGPVQRAKLLATATKIGVGESTRFLTKHPSWFLRFAAPGGYSPDGLLARSEGALTAPTAGVAGLHLFTFNQIAETERWRRALLERLGG, encoded by the coding sequence TTGGGCGCCGCAGGACTCCGGGCGCTGCTGGACAGCGTCCGCTACGAGGTGCTGCCCGCGAAGGCGACCGAGGCCAAGGTCCTCGCCCATGTCCCGCGTGACGTCGTCGTCACCGTGACGGCGTCACCGGTCAAGGGCCTGGAGCCGACCCTCGGCCTCGCCGCCCGGCTCGCGGCGCACGGCTACCGGGTCGTCCCGCATGTGCCGGCGCGGCTGCTGCGGGACGACGTGCACCTGAAGGAGACCGTCGACCGGCTCCGCGAGGCGGGCGTGGACGACGTCTTCGTCCCGGCCGGCGACGCCGACCCGCCCGCGGGGGTCTACGACGGGGCGCTGCCCGTGCTGCGCAGACTGAGCGAGCTGGGCGGCCCCTTCGCGCACGTCGGTGTCACGGGCTACCCCGAGAGCCATCCGCTCATCCACGACGACATCACCGTCCAGGCGATGTGGGACAAGCGCGAGCACGCCACGTACCTCGTGAGCAACCTCTGCTTCGACCCGCGGGTGCTGGGGGAGTGGATCGGTCGTATACGGCGCCGGGAGGTCGGGCTGCCCGTGTATGTGGGGGTGGCCGGTCCTGTGCAGCGGGCGAAGCTGCTGGCGACGGCGACGAAGATCGGTGTGGGTGAGTCGACGCGGTTCCTGACGAAGCACCCTTCCTGGTTCCTGCGGTTCGCGGCGCCCGGTGGCTACTCCCCGGACGGTTTGCTGGCCCGCAGCGAGGGTGCGCTGACCGCGCCGACGGCGGGGGTGGCGGGCCTGCACCTGTTCACCTTCAACCAGATCGCGGAGACGGAGCGGTGGCGCCGCGCGCTGCTGGAGCGGCTCGGGGGCTGA